A single region of the Candidatus Atribacteria bacterium genome encodes:
- the gcvH gene encoding glycine cleavage system protein GcvH: MANKVIENLYYTKSDEWLKVEDSIGTIGITDYAQDQLGDIVYLEKIKKGTNLKQNDTLTTIESVKAVSDIKIPVSGEVTEINIKVIEDASIINKEPYLEGWIAKIRIENKDELKNLMSAQEYSEYRKE, translated from the coding sequence TTATATTATACCAAGAGTGACGAATGGTTAAAAGTAGAAGATAGTATTGGTACAATAGGAATTACTGATTATGCTCAGGACCAGTTGGGAGATATTGTTTACCTGGAGAAAATTAAAAAAGGAACCAACTTGAAACAAAATGACACCTTAACAACTATTGAATCGGTAAAAGCTGTATCTGATATAAAAATCCCGGTAAGCGGTGAAGTGACTGAGATCAACATAAAGGTTATTGAAGACGCTTCTATTATCAATAAAGAACCTTACCTTGAAGGTTGGATTGCTAAAATAAGAATAGAAAATAAGGATGAGCTAAAAAACCTGATGAGTGCTCAAGAATATTCTGAATATCGAAAAGAATAA